One segment of Salvia splendens isolate huo1 chromosome 20, SspV2, whole genome shotgun sequence DNA contains the following:
- the LOC121782651 gene encoding mitochondrial intermediate peptidase, mitochondrial-like isoform X1: MATQGLSVFSIIPISSAAAQSRTKSLEHSLNFNPQSNFLGAKLSTQLSNSSLVASKRRSYAVATISFSLPSIKTDGLKNDERAKWSARAIKSFAMGELEARKLKYPNTGTEALLMGILVEGHVDIFPASRIPKQLHHLTKAIYRPSSFSPTTTVGTGSNIKEKGLRLTTEPNLLYSILQLVSDNEVRKLAYIAGNSAPHANLLVLDKLLSARHELSEVLGYKTYSEFALKGNMASSPEVVVSFLHEMSKMVRPKAEEEFKKILDFKRGRMRQSVEDLEPWDEAYFTRMMKSNAHDLDYSAVASFFSLPQCIEGLKFLSESLFGVKFREIPLCPGESWHPDVLKLSIHHPDEGDLGCLYLDLRSRKGKHPICAHFAIKGGRKISDTDYQLPVVALVCNFSGSKLQSVRLHHSDVETLFHEFGHALHSLLSRTDYQHFSGTRVALDFAETPSNILEYYAWDYRFLRTFSKHYSTGDPIPENMVKSLLGAKNMFAATELQRQVFYALVDQELHTQLPSSSKDSISIVADLKREHMSWGYVEGTCWHTRFSHLVSYGAGYYSYLFAKCFAATIWQKVLHEDPLSPDAGSALRFKFLQHGGAKDPAVILNDLVGESSAIRNQNGLIPDITSLAEELTLFN, from the exons ATGGCCACTCAAGGACTGTCAGTGTTCTCAATTATCCCCATTTCTTCAGCTGCAGCTCAATCCCGCACAAAATCCTTGGAACATTCGTTGAATTTCAATCCACAGAGTAATTTTTTGGGCGCCAAGCTCTCGACCCAGCTCTCAAATTCCAGTCTTGTTGCTTCGAAACGACGTAGTTACGCTGTCGCCACCATATCCTTCAGCTTGCCCAGCAT AAAGACAGATGGGCTTAAAAATGATGAGAGGGCCAA ATGGTCGGCTAGGGCGATTAAATCGTTCGCTATGGGCGAATTGGAGGCACGGAAGCTCAAGTATCCGAACACCGGGACAGAGGCTCTACTCATGGGCATTTTGGTTGAAG GCCATGTTGATATATTTCCTGCTTCAcgtatcccaaagcaattacaCCATCTTACTAAGGCCATATATCGCCCTTCTTCGTTTTCACCAACGACAACAGTAGGAACAGGCTCTAATATTAAAGAGAAAGGACTGCGTCTGACGACAGAACCTAACCTTCTGTATTCGATTTTGCAGCTGGTATCTGACAATGAG GTTAGGAAACTCGCATACATTGCTGGAAATTCTGCACCACATGCAAACCTTTTAGTCCTCGATAAGCTTCTTTCAGCACGTCACGAGCTTTCTGAG GTCTTGGGTTATAAAACTTATTCTGAATTTGCTCTGAAAGGGAATATGGCTTCATCACCTGAAGTTGTTGTATCTTTTCTGCATGAAATGAGTAAAATGGTCAGGCCCAAGGCCGAGGAG GAGTTTAAGAAGATTTTGGATTTTAAGAGGGGAAGAATGAGACAATCTGTTGAAGACTTGGAGCCGTGGGATGAGGCATATTTCACAAGAATGATGAAGTCCAATGCTCACGATCTGGATTACTCA GCTGTTgcatcatttttttctttgccACAATGTATTGAGGGATTAAAATTTCTGTCTGAGTCACTATTTGGTGTGAAATTCCGGGAGATTCCTCTTTGCCCTGGTGAATCATGGCATCCAGATGTTCTGAAACTATCTATACATCATCCCGATGAG GGGGACTTAGGGTGTTTGTACCTTGATTTGAGATCACGAAAGGGAAAACATCCTATTTGTGCACATTTTGCTATCAAAGGGGGTCGTAAAATCTCTGATACTGACTACCAGTTACCG GTGGTAGCCCTAGTTTGCAATTTCTCAGGTTCAAAACTCCAGTCAGTGAGGCTTCACCATTCTGATGTAGAAACTCTATTTCATGAGTTTGGACATGCGCTTCACTCGTTGCTTTCAAGGACA GATTACCAACATTTTTCAGGGACCAGGGTGGCACTTGATTTTGCTGAAACGCCTTCAAATATCCTCGA GTACTATGCATGGGACTATAGGTTCTTGAGGACATTTTCCAAGCATTATTCAACCGGTGATCCAATACCAGAAAACATGGTAAAATCACTGCTTGGAGCTAAAAACATGTTTGCTGCGACTGAGTTGCAACGCCAG GTCTTCTATGCATTGGTTGATCAAGAACTTCATACTCAGCTGCCATCCTCATCTAAAGACTCAATATCTATAGTAGCAGATTTAAAAAGAGAGCATATGAGTTGGGGGTATGTGGAAGGGACATGTTGGCATACCCGATTCAGTCATCTTGTTAGCTATGGTGCAG GCTACTACAGCTACTTGTTCGCGAAATGCTTCGCTGCCACCATCTGGCAAAAAGTATTACACGAAGACCCGCTGTCGCCAGATGCAGGGTCTGCCCTTCGTTTTAAATTTTTGCAGCATGGTGGAGCAAAAGACCCGGCCGTCATATTGAACGATCTTGTTGGAGAGAGTAGTGCGATAAGGAATCAGAATGGACTCATCCCGGACATTACTAGCCTGGCCGAGGAGCTCACACTATTCAACTAG
- the LOC121782651 gene encoding mitochondrial intermediate peptidase, mitochondrial-like isoform X2: MGLKMMRGPNGRLGRLNRSLWANWRHGSSSIRTPGQRLYSWAFWLKKNWIELISLILTYSNFAESHVDIFPASRIPKQLHHLTKAIYRPSSFSPTTTVGTGSNIKEKGLRLTTEPNLLYSILQLVSDNEVRKLAYIAGNSAPHANLLVLDKLLSARHELSEVLGYKTYSEFALKGNMASSPEVVVSFLHEMSKMVRPKAEEEFKKILDFKRGRMRQSVEDLEPWDEAYFTRMMKSNAHDLDYSAVASFFSLPQCIEGLKFLSESLFGVKFREIPLCPGESWHPDVLKLSIHHPDEGDLGCLYLDLRSRKGKHPICAHFAIKGGRKISDTDYQLPVVALVCNFSGSKLQSVRLHHSDVETLFHEFGHALHSLLSRTDYQHFSGTRVALDFAETPSNILEYYAWDYRFLRTFSKHYSTGDPIPENMVKSLLGAKNMFAATELQRQVFYALVDQELHTQLPSSSKDSISIVADLKREHMSWGYVEGTCWHTRFSHLVSYGAGYYSYLFAKCFAATIWQKVLHEDPLSPDAGSALRFKFLQHGGAKDPAVILNDLVGESSAIRNQNGLIPDITSLAEELTLFN; encoded by the exons ATGGGCTTAAAAATGATGAGAGGGCCAA ATGGTCGGCTAGGGCGATTAAATCGTTCGCTATGGGCGAATTGGAGGCACGGAAGCTCAAGTATCCGAACACCGGGACAGAGGCTCTACTCATGGGCATTTTGGTTGAAG AAAAATTGGATCGAGTTAATCAGCTTAATATTGACATACTCCAACTTTGCAGAGA GCCATGTTGATATATTTCCTGCTTCAcgtatcccaaagcaattacaCCATCTTACTAAGGCCATATATCGCCCTTCTTCGTTTTCACCAACGACAACAGTAGGAACAGGCTCTAATATTAAAGAGAAAGGACTGCGTCTGACGACAGAACCTAACCTTCTGTATTCGATTTTGCAGCTGGTATCTGACAATGAG GTTAGGAAACTCGCATACATTGCTGGAAATTCTGCACCACATGCAAACCTTTTAGTCCTCGATAAGCTTCTTTCAGCACGTCACGAGCTTTCTGAG GTCTTGGGTTATAAAACTTATTCTGAATTTGCTCTGAAAGGGAATATGGCTTCATCACCTGAAGTTGTTGTATCTTTTCTGCATGAAATGAGTAAAATGGTCAGGCCCAAGGCCGAGGAG GAGTTTAAGAAGATTTTGGATTTTAAGAGGGGAAGAATGAGACAATCTGTTGAAGACTTGGAGCCGTGGGATGAGGCATATTTCACAAGAATGATGAAGTCCAATGCTCACGATCTGGATTACTCA GCTGTTgcatcatttttttctttgccACAATGTATTGAGGGATTAAAATTTCTGTCTGAGTCACTATTTGGTGTGAAATTCCGGGAGATTCCTCTTTGCCCTGGTGAATCATGGCATCCAGATGTTCTGAAACTATCTATACATCATCCCGATGAG GGGGACTTAGGGTGTTTGTACCTTGATTTGAGATCACGAAAGGGAAAACATCCTATTTGTGCACATTTTGCTATCAAAGGGGGTCGTAAAATCTCTGATACTGACTACCAGTTACCG GTGGTAGCCCTAGTTTGCAATTTCTCAGGTTCAAAACTCCAGTCAGTGAGGCTTCACCATTCTGATGTAGAAACTCTATTTCATGAGTTTGGACATGCGCTTCACTCGTTGCTTTCAAGGACA GATTACCAACATTTTTCAGGGACCAGGGTGGCACTTGATTTTGCTGAAACGCCTTCAAATATCCTCGA GTACTATGCATGGGACTATAGGTTCTTGAGGACATTTTCCAAGCATTATTCAACCGGTGATCCAATACCAGAAAACATGGTAAAATCACTGCTTGGAGCTAAAAACATGTTTGCTGCGACTGAGTTGCAACGCCAG GTCTTCTATGCATTGGTTGATCAAGAACTTCATACTCAGCTGCCATCCTCATCTAAAGACTCAATATCTATAGTAGCAGATTTAAAAAGAGAGCATATGAGTTGGGGGTATGTGGAAGGGACATGTTGGCATACCCGATTCAGTCATCTTGTTAGCTATGGTGCAG GCTACTACAGCTACTTGTTCGCGAAATGCTTCGCTGCCACCATCTGGCAAAAAGTATTACACGAAGACCCGCTGTCGCCAGATGCAGGGTCTGCCCTTCGTTTTAAATTTTTGCAGCATGGTGGAGCAAAAGACCCGGCCGTCATATTGAACGATCTTGTTGGAGAGAGTAGTGCGATAAGGAATCAGAATGGACTCATCCCGGACATTACTAGCCTGGCCGAGGAGCTCACACTATTCAACTAG